A genomic region of Eucalyptus grandis isolate ANBG69807.140 chromosome 5, ASM1654582v1, whole genome shotgun sequence contains the following coding sequences:
- the LOC120293881 gene encoding tRNA-specific adenosine deaminase TAD2-like translates to MYANLFLFLYKAKLALDSLEVPVGCVIVEDGNVIAAGRNQTNKTQNATRHAEMEALDVLLVQWQRTRFTAAEVAEKFSACSLYMTREPCIMCAAALSIIGIKEVYYVCANDKVGGCGSTLSLHSSSSRHVLGQFLNLLLLLVLYLHSFTLKLCHMTIDK, encoded by the exons ATGTATGCAA atctatttcttttcttatataaGGCAAAGCTTGCATTGGACAGCCTTGAGGTTCCAGTTGG CTGTGTGATTGTTGAGGATGGGAATGTTATTGCGGCAGGAAGAAACCAGACTAACAAGACACAGAAT GCAACCAGACATGCAGAGATGGAAGCTCTTGATGTTCTTCTTGTACAGTGGCAGAGGACTAGATTTACGGCTGCAGAAGTTGCAGAGAAGTTTTCAGCATGCTCCCTTTACATGACACGTGAACCGTGCATAATGTGTGCAGCAGCATTATCGATCATTG GTATAAAGGAAGTATATTATGTTTGTGCAAATGATAAAGTTGGAGGCTGTGGCTCAACATTGTCTTTGCATTCAAGTAGCTCGAGGCATGTGTTAGGTCAGTTCCTGAACTTGCTTTTGCTGCTGGTGTTGTATCTACATAGCTTTACTTTGAAATTGTGCCATATGACAATTGACAAATAA